From the Lancefieldella sp. Marseille-Q7238 genome, one window contains:
- a CDS encoding class I SAM-dependent methyltransferase produces the protein MQSENILGDQEYWNKRAATFSCGSDEAYKQRFSELLSLEPGQSILDMGCATGTFAIPFGRKGHSVYACDFAKEMLEILDKRAAAENLPVTSHLLAWDDDWQSTGLGEKSVDVAIASRSLGFKNKHERIQKLDAVARHKAAITVSASVLPSREPQLLTHLGREIPQSGEVSELVTLLITMGRLPVVSYMLTLRPMIFLTLADGAAELRKMAGPEPFNVREQTLFDAFVARHFRHMQNTDPKSQIADGWELDYPLPVIWAFIGWRTDGKVWL, from the coding sequence ATGCAGTCGGAAAACATACTGGGTGATCAAGAGTATTGGAATAAACGAGCGGCAACTTTTTCATGTGGATCAGACGAAGCCTACAAGCAGCGCTTTTCTGAGCTTCTTTCTCTTGAGCCAGGTCAATCCATACTTGATATGGGCTGCGCAACCGGGACTTTTGCCATCCCCTTTGGAAGGAAAGGACACAGTGTCTACGCATGCGATTTCGCAAAAGAAATGCTTGAAATCCTCGATAAGCGCGCAGCTGCTGAGAATCTTCCTGTCACTTCGCATCTTCTGGCTTGGGACGATGACTGGCAGTCAACAGGCCTTGGTGAGAAGAGCGTTGATGTTGCTATTGCATCACGCTCTCTCGGCTTCAAGAATAAGCACGAACGCATTCAAAAACTTGATGCCGTAGCGCGTCATAAGGCTGCAATCACCGTTTCCGCAAGCGTTTTGCCCTCTCGAGAGCCTCAGCTGCTCACGCATTTAGGACGTGAAATCCCACAGTCCGGCGAGGTATCCGAACTAGTAACTCTTCTTATTACTATGGGAAGACTCCCCGTAGTATCCTATATGCTCACGCTCCGTCCTATGATTTTTTTGACATTGGCAGACGGGGCCGCTGAGCTGCGCAAAATGGCAGGACCCGAACCATTCAACGTGCGTGAGCAGACACTATTTGACGCCTTTGTCGCCAGGCACTTCAGACACATGCAAAATACCGACCCTAAAAGCCAGATAGCTGACGGCTGGGAGCTTGACTATCCGCTTCCTGTAATATGGGCCTTTATCGGGTGGCGCACTGACGGTAAGGTTTGGCTGTAA
- a CDS encoding ABC transporter substrate-binding protein, which translates to MDEKRIDQERIEQEDRLRKSFSHKGFSRRTFMGLSTVFGSSLLLTTMAGCNQKSETSTADTQEANKEAPKDRTYVDDADRSVTIPATVERVYCAIPTAQAAVVALTPEKLVGWVNEVSDAAKKYLPESTHDLPVLGGWMGQVQTANIEAIINAKPDLILYCYGTSTVNEDTSTYVNAADTIQNDTGIPVYVFKGNLNLIPEKYRTLGEILGVSDRGEQLAAYAEQKLKAVGDAVAKVPGDKVVTCYYAEGKGGLATDPSGSMHTEVIDYCNVKNVAVVDGFMGAKGQGMIEVSMESVIKWNPQMILVSGTKPDNYELIKTSPSWQDIDAVKNGAVYQTPIIPFGWFDRPPNMTRIMGIQWFANLVYPDYYTANVRTDMKEYFKLFYNATITDDDVDTILAPNPKLA; encoded by the coding sequence ATGGATGAGAAAAGGATTGATCAGGAAAGAATCGAGCAGGAAGACAGGTTGAGAAAGAGTTTCTCGCACAAGGGTTTCTCGCGCAGAACGTTCATGGGCTTGTCAACAGTATTCGGCTCATCACTGCTGCTGACAACGATGGCCGGCTGTAACCAAAAATCCGAAACTTCAACGGCAGATACACAGGAAGCCAACAAGGAAGCGCCAAAGGATCGCACTTACGTTGATGATGCCGATCGTAGTGTCACCATTCCGGCAACAGTTGAGCGCGTATACTGCGCTATTCCAACCGCACAGGCCGCAGTAGTAGCTCTGACTCCTGAAAAGCTTGTTGGCTGGGTCAACGAAGTCTCCGATGCCGCCAAGAAATACCTGCCCGAAAGCACCCATGATCTGCCCGTTCTTGGAGGTTGGATGGGTCAGGTACAAACAGCTAACATAGAAGCAATTATCAATGCCAAGCCAGATTTGATCCTCTATTGCTATGGCACAAGCACTGTAAACGAAGATACGTCCACATACGTTAACGCTGCCGATACGATTCAAAATGACACAGGTATTCCTGTCTACGTCTTTAAAGGCAATTTGAATCTAATCCCCGAGAAATATCGCACTCTGGGAGAGATTCTCGGCGTTTCCGACCGTGGAGAACAGCTTGCCGCATACGCCGAGCAAAAGCTCAAGGCCGTTGGGGATGCAGTAGCCAAAGTTCCTGGTGACAAGGTTGTTACTTGCTATTATGCCGAAGGCAAGGGCGGTCTTGCTACCGATCCGTCAGGCAGTATGCACACGGAAGTCATCGATTATTGCAATGTTAAAAATGTTGCCGTTGTAGATGGATTCATGGGTGCCAAAGGCCAGGGCATGATTGAGGTTTCCATGGAGAGTGTTATCAAATGGAATCCTCAAATGATTCTGGTTTCCGGTACAAAACCCGACAACTATGAGCTCATCAAAACCAGCCCGTCGTGGCAAGATATTGATGCAGTTAAAAACGGTGCCGTCTATCAAACGCCTATCATACCCTTTGGCTGGTTTGACCGTCCTCCCAATATGACTCGTATCATGGGTATACAGTGGTTTGCTAACCTGGTGTATCCGGATTATTACACCGCAAACGTCCGAACGGACATGAAAGAGTACTTCAAGCTGTTCTACAACGCCACTATTACTGACGATGATGTAGACACGATCTTGGCCCCTAATCCAAAGCTGGCATAA